Proteins found in one Ctenopharyngodon idella isolate HZGC_01 chromosome 16, HZGC01, whole genome shotgun sequence genomic segment:
- the LOC127497989 gene encoding uncharacterized protein LOC127497989 isoform X3, translating into MDDKMAKCHMCLLGLIILCPFFKGTSGKDETHVFCSSAENVRLPCNNALSNCTSTTWSYNKYKDSQTNELIAEGKTKQQIERLSLESDCSLNIKKVTKEDYGLYTCRQYVKGQQGTDTFVYLHVLHVSSSSSQTDIRPGSSVTLSCRLYSYNDFHCDTLVHTEGIQLIWVNQAGVSVMTDSRNQISFSSTHSQTDTTPVIPVHTTNSEELSTRTTSEFHVQVVISAVAAALAVVLVAVFWVIYKKRADNKRGTDSSVVKDVNEHKGTYETINMSIPSMPNANEQTDDVTYSEVTSSSKKQVQKDNDHSNDTVTYSTIRGAEYTALGWTLRLCEKVEKIPLHIMSRKGVFPNY; encoded by the exons ATGGATGATAAAATGGCTAAGTGTCATATGTGTCTGCTGGGACTGATAATTCTCTGTCCATTTTTCAAAG GTACCAGTGGAAAGGATGAGACTCATGTGTTCTGCAGTTCTGCTGAAAATGTCCGTCTGCCCTGTAATAATGCTCTTTCTAACTGCACATCAACTACATGGAGctataataaatacaaagatTCACAGACCAATGAACTGATTGCGGAGGGGAAAACAAAGCAACAAATAGAGAGACTGAGTCTGGAGTCTGACTGCTCTCTGAACATCAAGAAAGTCACAAAAGAAGATTATGGCCTTTACACCTGCCGACAATATGTGAAGGGACAACAAGGAACTGATACatttgtttatctgcatgttctTCATG TCTCTTCATCATCCTCACAGACTGACATCAGACCAGGCAGctctgtgactctctcctgtcgGTTGTATTCATATAATGATTTCCATTGTGATACTTTGGTCCATACTGAGGGAATTCAGCTGATCTGGGTGAATCAGGCTGGTGTTAGTGTGATGACAGACTCCAGAAATCAGATATCATTCTCCTCAACACACT CTCAAACTGATACAACACCAGTGATTCCAGTTCACACCACAAACTCTGAGGAGCTCTCGACTAGAACCACATCAGAATTTCATGTACAAG TAGTGATTTCTGCTGTGGCTGCTGCATTAGCTGTTGTCCTTGTTGCTGTTTTCTGGGTAATCTATAAAAAAAGAGCTG ATAATAAAAGAGGGACTGACAGCTCCGTG GTCAAAGATGTGAATGAACATAAAGGGACCTATGAAACAATCAACATGTCCATTCCTTCTATGCCAAACGCCAAT GAACAGACAGATGATGTGACCTATTCTGAGGTTACTTCTTCCAGTAAAAAACAAGTACAAAAAGATAAT GATCATTCTAATGACACAGTGACTTACTCTACCATCAGAGGAGCAGAATATACAGCCTTAGGATGGACTTTACGCCTCTGTGAAAAAGTAGAAAAAATACCCCTTCATATTATGAGCAGAAAAGGAGTTTTCCCAAACTACTGA
- the LOC127497989 gene encoding uncharacterized protein LOC127497989 isoform X2, with protein sequence MDDKMAKCHMCLLGLIILCPFFKGTSGKDETHVFCSSAENVRLPCNNALSNCTSTTWSYNKYKDSQTNELIAEGKTKQQIERLSLESDCSLNIKKVTKEDYGLYTCRQYVKGQQGTDTFVYLHVLHVSSSSSQTDIRPGSSVTLSCRLYSYNDFHCDTLVHTEGIQLIWVNQAGVSVMTDSRNQISFSSTHCKSTLTTTLLNEDLNSYFRCQIRKNELKTSATTSNKYSSQTDTTPVIPVHTTNSEELSTRTTSEFHVQVISAVAAALAVVLVAVFWVIYKKRADNKRGTDSSVVKDVNEHKGTYETINMSIPSMPNANEQTDDVTYSEVTSSSKKQVQKDNDHSNDTVTYSTIRGAEYTALGWTLRLCEKVEKIPLHIMSRKGVFPNY encoded by the exons ATGGATGATAAAATGGCTAAGTGTCATATGTGTCTGCTGGGACTGATAATTCTCTGTCCATTTTTCAAAG GTACCAGTGGAAAGGATGAGACTCATGTGTTCTGCAGTTCTGCTGAAAATGTCCGTCTGCCCTGTAATAATGCTCTTTCTAACTGCACATCAACTACATGGAGctataataaatacaaagatTCACAGACCAATGAACTGATTGCGGAGGGGAAAACAAAGCAACAAATAGAGAGACTGAGTCTGGAGTCTGACTGCTCTCTGAACATCAAGAAAGTCACAAAAGAAGATTATGGCCTTTACACCTGCCGACAATATGTGAAGGGACAACAAGGAACTGATACatttgtttatctgcatgttctTCATG TCTCTTCATCATCCTCACAGACTGACATCAGACCAGGCAGctctgtgactctctcctgtcgGTTGTATTCATATAATGATTTCCATTGTGATACTTTGGTCCATACTGAGGGAATTCAGCTGATCTGGGTGAATCAGGCTGGTGTTAGTGTGATGACAGACTCCAGAAATCAGATATCATTCTCCTCAACACACTGTAAGAGCACTCTGACtacaacactcctgaatgaagaTCTCAACAGTTATTTCAGATGTCAGATTAGGAAAAATGAACTGAAGACCTCAGCCACAACAAGTAACAAGTATTCAT CTCAAACTGATACAACACCAGTGATTCCAGTTCACACCACAAACTCTGAGGAGCTCTCGACTAGAACCACATCAGAATTTCATGTACAAG TGATTTCTGCTGTGGCTGCTGCATTAGCTGTTGTCCTTGTTGCTGTTTTCTGGGTAATCTATAAAAAAAGAGCTG ATAATAAAAGAGGGACTGACAGCTCCGTG GTCAAAGATGTGAATGAACATAAAGGGACCTATGAAACAATCAACATGTCCATTCCTTCTATGCCAAACGCCAAT GAACAGACAGATGATGTGACCTATTCTGAGGTTACTTCTTCCAGTAAAAAACAAGTACAAAAAGATAAT GATCATTCTAATGACACAGTGACTTACTCTACCATCAGAGGAGCAGAATATACAGCCTTAGGATGGACTTTACGCCTCTGTGAAAAAGTAGAAAAAATACCCCTTCATATTATGAGCAGAAAAGGAGTTTTCCCAAACTACTGA
- the LOC127497989 gene encoding uncharacterized protein LOC127497989 isoform X4, producing the protein MDDKMAKCHMCLLGLIILCPFFKGTSGKDETHVFCSSAENVRLPCNNALSNCTSTTWSYNKYKDSQTNELIAEGKTKQQIERLSLESDCSLNIKKVTKEDYGLYTCRQYVKGQQGTDTFVYLHVLHVSSSSSQTDIRPGSSVTLSCRLYSYNDFHCDTLVHTEGIQLIWVNQAGVSVMTDSRNQISFSSTHSQTDTTPVIPVHTTNSEELSTRTTSEFHVQVISAVAAALAVVLVAVFWVIYKKRADNKRGTDSSVVKDVNEHKGTYETINMSIPSMPNANEQTDDVTYSEVTSSSKKQVQKDNDHSNDTVTYSTIRGAEYTALGWTLRLCEKVEKIPLHIMSRKGVFPNY; encoded by the exons ATGGATGATAAAATGGCTAAGTGTCATATGTGTCTGCTGGGACTGATAATTCTCTGTCCATTTTTCAAAG GTACCAGTGGAAAGGATGAGACTCATGTGTTCTGCAGTTCTGCTGAAAATGTCCGTCTGCCCTGTAATAATGCTCTTTCTAACTGCACATCAACTACATGGAGctataataaatacaaagatTCACAGACCAATGAACTGATTGCGGAGGGGAAAACAAAGCAACAAATAGAGAGACTGAGTCTGGAGTCTGACTGCTCTCTGAACATCAAGAAAGTCACAAAAGAAGATTATGGCCTTTACACCTGCCGACAATATGTGAAGGGACAACAAGGAACTGATACatttgtttatctgcatgttctTCATG TCTCTTCATCATCCTCACAGACTGACATCAGACCAGGCAGctctgtgactctctcctgtcgGTTGTATTCATATAATGATTTCCATTGTGATACTTTGGTCCATACTGAGGGAATTCAGCTGATCTGGGTGAATCAGGCTGGTGTTAGTGTGATGACAGACTCCAGAAATCAGATATCATTCTCCTCAACACACT CTCAAACTGATACAACACCAGTGATTCCAGTTCACACCACAAACTCTGAGGAGCTCTCGACTAGAACCACATCAGAATTTCATGTACAAG TGATTTCTGCTGTGGCTGCTGCATTAGCTGTTGTCCTTGTTGCTGTTTTCTGGGTAATCTATAAAAAAAGAGCTG ATAATAAAAGAGGGACTGACAGCTCCGTG GTCAAAGATGTGAATGAACATAAAGGGACCTATGAAACAATCAACATGTCCATTCCTTCTATGCCAAACGCCAAT GAACAGACAGATGATGTGACCTATTCTGAGGTTACTTCTTCCAGTAAAAAACAAGTACAAAAAGATAAT GATCATTCTAATGACACAGTGACTTACTCTACCATCAGAGGAGCAGAATATACAGCCTTAGGATGGACTTTACGCCTCTGTGAAAAAGTAGAAAAAATACCCCTTCATATTATGAGCAGAAAAGGAGTTTTCCCAAACTACTGA
- the LOC127497989 gene encoding uncharacterized protein LOC127497989 isoform X1, giving the protein MDDKMAKCHMCLLGLIILCPFFKGTSGKDETHVFCSSAENVRLPCNNALSNCTSTTWSYNKYKDSQTNELIAEGKTKQQIERLSLESDCSLNIKKVTKEDYGLYTCRQYVKGQQGTDTFVYLHVLHVSSSSSQTDIRPGSSVTLSCRLYSYNDFHCDTLVHTEGIQLIWVNQAGVSVMTDSRNQISFSSTHCKSTLTTTLLNEDLNSYFRCQIRKNELKTSATTSNKYSSQTDTTPVIPVHTTNSEELSTRTTSEFHVQVVISAVAAALAVVLVAVFWVIYKKRADNKRGTDSSVVKDVNEHKGTYETINMSIPSMPNANEQTDDVTYSEVTSSSKKQVQKDNDHSNDTVTYSTIRGAEYTALGWTLRLCEKVEKIPLHIMSRKGVFPNY; this is encoded by the exons ATGGATGATAAAATGGCTAAGTGTCATATGTGTCTGCTGGGACTGATAATTCTCTGTCCATTTTTCAAAG GTACCAGTGGAAAGGATGAGACTCATGTGTTCTGCAGTTCTGCTGAAAATGTCCGTCTGCCCTGTAATAATGCTCTTTCTAACTGCACATCAACTACATGGAGctataataaatacaaagatTCACAGACCAATGAACTGATTGCGGAGGGGAAAACAAAGCAACAAATAGAGAGACTGAGTCTGGAGTCTGACTGCTCTCTGAACATCAAGAAAGTCACAAAAGAAGATTATGGCCTTTACACCTGCCGACAATATGTGAAGGGACAACAAGGAACTGATACatttgtttatctgcatgttctTCATG TCTCTTCATCATCCTCACAGACTGACATCAGACCAGGCAGctctgtgactctctcctgtcgGTTGTATTCATATAATGATTTCCATTGTGATACTTTGGTCCATACTGAGGGAATTCAGCTGATCTGGGTGAATCAGGCTGGTGTTAGTGTGATGACAGACTCCAGAAATCAGATATCATTCTCCTCAACACACTGTAAGAGCACTCTGACtacaacactcctgaatgaagaTCTCAACAGTTATTTCAGATGTCAGATTAGGAAAAATGAACTGAAGACCTCAGCCACAACAAGTAACAAGTATTCAT CTCAAACTGATACAACACCAGTGATTCCAGTTCACACCACAAACTCTGAGGAGCTCTCGACTAGAACCACATCAGAATTTCATGTACAAG TAGTGATTTCTGCTGTGGCTGCTGCATTAGCTGTTGTCCTTGTTGCTGTTTTCTGGGTAATCTATAAAAAAAGAGCTG ATAATAAAAGAGGGACTGACAGCTCCGTG GTCAAAGATGTGAATGAACATAAAGGGACCTATGAAACAATCAACATGTCCATTCCTTCTATGCCAAACGCCAAT GAACAGACAGATGATGTGACCTATTCTGAGGTTACTTCTTCCAGTAAAAAACAAGTACAAAAAGATAAT GATCATTCTAATGACACAGTGACTTACTCTACCATCAGAGGAGCAGAATATACAGCCTTAGGATGGACTTTACGCCTCTGTGAAAAAGTAGAAAAAATACCCCTTCATATTATGAGCAGAAAAGGAGTTTTCCCAAACTACTGA